TCCATCCCCTGGATGCCTACCGCTTCTTTGTGGGCGAGGGGGCCGCCACCCTGGTGCAGCGGGCTCTGCCAGCAGCCGCCCGAGGCGGCACCTTGGCCCAGGAGGTCCTGGCCTCGTTCGTTGAGGACTACGGCCGCCATTGGCGGGTGACCACCCGGCCGTACGACGGCATCCCGGAGCTGCTCGCGGCCCTGGCCGGCAGGGGCTTGGCCCTGGCTGTGCTGTCCAACAAGCCCCAGGACTTCACCCGCTTGTGCGTGGGCCAGTTCTTTGGCGACATCCCTTTTGCCCAGGTCCTGGGGGAAGAGCTCGGGCGCCCCCGCAAGCCCCATCCGGCCGGCGCCCTGGCGATCGCCTCCCGC
Above is a window of Thermodesulfobacteriota bacterium DNA encoding:
- a CDS encoding HAD family hydrolase — protein: MRAVIFDLDGTLLDTLADLAAAVNRALAARGLPVHPLDAYRFFVGEGAATLVQRALPAAARGGTLAQEVLASFVEDYGRHWRVTTRPYDGIPELLAALAGRGLALAVLSNKPQDFTRLCVGQFFGDIPFAQVLGEELGRPRKPHPAGALAIASRLGLPPAAFLYLGDTAIDMETARAAGMYGVGALWGFRSRAELEESGARALVASPQELLPLLDAPPRLPPGETRSLS